In one window of Arachis ipaensis cultivar K30076 chromosome B06, Araip1.1, whole genome shotgun sequence DNA:
- the LOC107605324 gene encoding uncharacterized protein LOC107605324 isoform X2 encodes MSKDAEVTLKLGSTEDKREQYRLMRDAMEKRFIRVTRGSIVGGVRLGMFTAAFYSLQNLLVEQRGVHDVFNVVGASSATALAFGLILPGSLRWRARNMMLGSVLGAAFCFPLGWLHLKLIEKANEGNQAANENLDKRDIKSGVSAAIKRLESNLQK; translated from the exons ATG AGCAAGGACGCAGAAGTGACATTGAAGCTTGGAAGTACAGAAGACAAACGTGAGCAATATCGTTTGATGAGAGATGCTATGGAGAAACGGTTCATTAGGGTTACACGGGGCTCAATAGTTGGAGGAGTACGCCTTGGAATGTTCACTGCTGCATTTTATAGCTTACAAAATTTACTTGTAGAGCAGCGAGGTGTGCATGATGTTTTTAATGTTGTTGGTGCTAGTTCAGCTACTGCTTTAGCTTTTGGTTTAATAT TGCCAGGATCACTACGTTGGCGAGCTAGGAACATGATGCTAGGATCAGTTTTGGGAGCAGCATTTTGCTTTCCTCTTG GTTGGCTCCATTTGAAGCTGATAGAAAAAGCTAATGAAGGGAATCAAGCTGCAAATGAAAACTTAGATAAGAGAGACATAAAAAGTGGTGTTAGTGCTGCAATCAAAAGGCTTGAAAGCAATTTACAGAAATGA
- the LOC107605324 gene encoding uncharacterized protein LOC107605324 isoform X3, whose translation MEATDDAESPTPISKDAEVTLKLGSTEDKREQYRLMRDAMEKRFIRVTRGSIVGGVRLGMFTAAFYSLQNLLVEQRVPGSLRWRARNMMLGSVLGAAFCFPLGWLHLKLIEKANEGNQAANENLDKRDIKSGVSAAIKRLESNLQK comes from the exons ATGGAAGCCACCGACGACGCAGAATCCCCCACACCAATT AGCAAGGACGCAGAAGTGACATTGAAGCTTGGAAGTACAGAAGACAAACGTGAGCAATATCGTTTGATGAGAGATGCTATGGAGAAACGGTTCATTAGGGTTACACGGGGCTCAATAGTTGGAGGAGTACGCCTTGGAATGTTCACTGCTGCATTTTATAGCTTACAAAATTTACTTGTAGAGCAGCGAG TGCCAGGATCACTACGTTGGCGAGCTAGGAACATGATGCTAGGATCAGTTTTGGGAGCAGCATTTTGCTTTCCTCTTG GTTGGCTCCATTTGAAGCTGATAGAAAAAGCTAATGAAGGGAATCAAGCTGCAAATGAAAACTTAGATAAGAGAGACATAAAAAGTGGTGTTAGTGCTGCAATCAAAAGGCTTGAAAGCAATTTACAGAAATGA
- the LOC107605324 gene encoding uncharacterized protein LOC107605324 isoform X1 — protein MEATDDAESPTPISKDAEVTLKLGSTEDKREQYRLMRDAMEKRFIRVTRGSIVGGVRLGMFTAAFYSLQNLLVEQRGVHDVFNVVGASSATALAFGLILPGSLRWRARNMMLGSVLGAAFCFPLGWLHLKLIEKANEGNQAANENLDKRDIKSGVSAAIKRLESNLQK, from the exons ATGGAAGCCACCGACGACGCAGAATCCCCCACACCAATT AGCAAGGACGCAGAAGTGACATTGAAGCTTGGAAGTACAGAAGACAAACGTGAGCAATATCGTTTGATGAGAGATGCTATGGAGAAACGGTTCATTAGGGTTACACGGGGCTCAATAGTTGGAGGAGTACGCCTTGGAATGTTCACTGCTGCATTTTATAGCTTACAAAATTTACTTGTAGAGCAGCGAGGTGTGCATGATGTTTTTAATGTTGTTGGTGCTAGTTCAGCTACTGCTTTAGCTTTTGGTTTAATAT TGCCAGGATCACTACGTTGGCGAGCTAGGAACATGATGCTAGGATCAGTTTTGGGAGCAGCATTTTGCTTTCCTCTTG GTTGGCTCCATTTGAAGCTGATAGAAAAAGCTAATGAAGGGAATCAAGCTGCAAATGAAAACTTAGATAAGAGAGACATAAAAAGTGGTGTTAGTGCTGCAATCAAAAGGCTTGAAAGCAATTTACAGAAATGA